Proteins from one Camelina sativa cultivar DH55 chromosome 8, Cs, whole genome shotgun sequence genomic window:
- the LOC104707171 gene encoding non-specific lipid-transfer protein 15-like, which produces MSKSVFVVVYLSLLVVLTPTLNAKMVSYPNGDRHCAMAQGQVISACLQLVNGLQHADCCYAINDVNRHAETQAARIMLCKCFQEVVKLSQFTKLIGMPEKCDIPSAVPFDPKTDCASIKV; this is translated from the exons ATGAGCAAATCAGTCTTTGTTGTTGTCTATCTCAGTTTATTGGTTGTTCTGACCCCGACTCTAAATGCTAAAATGGTGAGTTACCCAAATGGTGATAGACATTGTGCGATGGCGCAAGGCCAAGTGATAAGTGCATGCTTGCAACTAGTCAACGGACTACAACATGCGGATTGTTGCTATGCTATAAACGACGTAAACAGACACGCAGAGACACAAGCAGCTCGTATAATGCTTTGCAAATGTTTCCAAGAAGTTGTTAAGTTGTCTcaatttacaaaacttattgGTATGCCTGAAAAATGTGACATTCCTAGCGCTGTGCCTTTTGACCCCAAAACGGATTGTGCAAG TATTAAGGTTTGA
- the LOC104707170 gene encoding coatomer subunit zeta-3 → MAGTNDSCPLVKNILLLDSEGKRVAVKYYSDDWTTNAAKLAFEKYVFSKTSKTNARSEAEITLLENNIVVYKFAQDLHFFVTGGENENELILSSVLQGFFDAVALLLRNNVEKMEALENLDLIFLCLDEMVDQGMVLETDANVIAGKVAMQSAEASGSLSEQTLTQALATAREHLARSLLT, encoded by the exons ATGGCAGGGACTAAT GATTCTTGTCCTTTGGTAAAGAATATTCTTCTTCTGGACTCTGAAGGAAAGCGTGTGGCTGTCAAGTATTACTCAGATGACTGGACTACTAATGCTGCCAAGTTAGCTTTTGAAAAGTATGTCTTCTCAAAGACTTCCAAGACCAATGCTCGCTCAGAAG CGGAGATCACACTGTTGGAGAATAATATTGTAGTCTATAAGTTTGCCCAGGACCTGCATTTCTTTGTTACGGGAGGTGAAAATGAAAACGAGCTAATCTTATCATCTGTTCTTCAAGGCTTTTTTGATGCTGTTGCATTACTTCTGAG GAACAATGTTGAAAAGATGGAAGCCCTTGAAAACTTGGATCTCATCTTTTTGTGCCTTGATGAGATGGTTGACCAAGG GATGGTACTTGAAACAGATGCCAATGTTATTGCTGGAAAGGTAGCAATGCAAAGCGCAGAAGCAAGTGGTTCACTCTCTGAACAG ACATTAACTCAAGCATTGGCTACAGCTCGGGAACACCTTGCAAGAAGTCTTCTTACATGA